Genomic segment of Geminocystis herdmanii PCC 6308:
ATAAATGCCGGGTTGTCCATTTAAAGCATTTACCATTAAACCAGAATCATCGGCGATCGACCATTGTTTTAAGGTAGTAGCGATATAAGAAGCCTTAAGAATCGCATTTTCCATAAAAGTTTTACCCGTTTCTTCTATGTCTAATTCTGGAGGTTTTAAGGCTAATTCAAAATCAAAATCCCTTAAAAGTCCTCCCATTTCCCTAATTTTTCCAGCATTACTACTAGCAATAACTAATTTTTTAAACATTTATTTCTCAAACTAAATTAATAATTCTTAATTCTTAATTCTTAATTCTTAATTCTTAATTCTTAATTCTTTAGTAGTCTCGTTTTTCGATACAACCTTTAATTTCATTTAAGTCAATATATCGATCGGTAGCATTTCGCAATTCTCTAGCAATCATACCATCAGTTGAGACGACGGTAATATGAGTATTTTTTGATCTTAGCAGTTCGATCGCCCTTTCAAAATCCCCGTCACCGCTAAATAACACCACTCGATCGTACTGATCTACAGTGTTAAACATATCTACCACGATTTCAATATCTAAATTAGCTTTTTGAGAAAAACGACCCGAACTATCATCGTAATATTCTTTAAGAATTTTAGTGCGTACAGTGTAACCTAAACTAATTAAAGCATCTCTAAAACCTCTTTGATCTTGAGAATCTTTTAAACCAGTGTACCAAAAAGCATTAATTAACATAAATCCTGATTCCTCAGAAAAATAATCAATTACCTTACGGGGATCAAAAAACCAACCATTTTTTTGTTGAGCATAAAACATATTATTACCATCAACAAAAATAGAAATTCGATCTCTTAATCGGTGATTATTAGGGTGATAATGATGGTTATTATTATGATTATTTATTTCTGTAGTTGAATTAATAATAGTAGTAGAATTAAGTTGATATTCTGGATTATATTCAGGGCGTGGAATTAATTGAGGTTTAGGATTTGTGCCATTATTTTCATTATTTTGTCCCGAATAATTTTCTTTGTTATTTAGTTCTGGAGGTCGTTCTAAATAGCTTTTTGCTAGGCTTAAATTGCCATTATTAAAATCAAAGTTTTGCATATAAATAACATTAATTTAATAGGTAAAAATATAAAAATAAGATGAGTTTTTAAAGAAATATAGCTAGA
This window contains:
- a CDS encoding LabA-like NYN domain-containing protein, producing MNNHNNNHHYHPNNHRLRDRISIFVDGNNMFYAQQKNGWFFDPRKVIDYFSEESGFMLINAFWYTGLKDSQDQRGFRDALISLGYTVRTKILKEYYDDSSGRFSQKANLDIEIVVDMFNTVDQYDRVVLFSGDGDFERAIELLRSKNTHITVVSTDGMIARELRNATDRYIDLNEIKGCIEKRDY